A genomic region of Armatimonadota bacterium contains the following coding sequences:
- a CDS encoding cation-translocating P-type ATPase, giving the protein MTPASGNPGQPIGPAWHSLSAADVLERCSSSAAGLSAQEAARRLAADGPNELKEGKPISPLQILLGQFKSLIIWILIVAGILSGILGEGVDAIAILAIVVLNAVIGSYQELKGEKSIAALKKLTAPEAKVRRDSRVVSIPASGIVSGDVLALEAGDLVPADARLLESASLKCVESMLTGEAEAVSKQPATLEQADIPLGDRENMVFMGTTVAAGTGKAVVVATAMNTELGRIAGLIEEAGAEERTPLERKLESFGRVLVWGALGIVGLLFGLGLLRGTEPFEMFMTSVSLAVAAVPEGLPAVVTVALSLGVLRMARRRALIRKLAAVETLGSTTVICTDKTGTLTVGEMTVRALYVAGQRYEVTGEGYDPVGEVRFEGAKAGAQHAEPLLELATLIVGNNNAHLVEEDGVWKVVGDPTEGAMLAAGPKAGADQDRIERELPKQREIPFDSDRKRSTVIRRMPEGQLRAFTNGAPGPLLRLCTSVYTADGVQPLTDPDRERILAETSSMAQQSLRVLASAYRDLTEAVSVDPASEEVERDLVFVGLTGMYDPPRKEARDAVTTCRSAGIRVVMITGDHPETATAIAREIEIASADDVAVSGGRLDRMSDAELRSAVSGIAVYARVTARHKLRIVRAWKANDAVVAMTGDGVNDAPAIRGADIGIAMGRAGTEVTKQASDMIITDDNFASIVAAVEEGRGIYDNIRKTLQYLLAGNTGELLLMTICVVLGLQSPLLPIHLLWINLVTDGLPALCLAIDPIDPDVMKRRPRLPSERIADRGFLRTMALTGVLTAGVAFAVYLYMLKAGTVEMARSYAFPVLVFAELLRSFGGRSETKPVWRISLFTNVNLVIVVAISFGLQVLSQHNAILGALLRTSYVPFSACLVLVALGAIPLTVLEIVKLVRHARRPKSDPAIIA; this is encoded by the coding sequence ATGACGCCCGCATCCGGTAATCCCGGACAACCGATAGGGCCGGCGTGGCACAGCCTTTCCGCGGCGGACGTGCTGGAACGCTGCTCTTCCTCAGCGGCCGGACTGTCGGCGCAGGAAGCGGCGCGTCGGCTCGCGGCGGACGGACCGAACGAGTTGAAGGAGGGCAAACCCATCAGCCCCCTCCAGATCCTCCTCGGCCAATTCAAGAGCCTGATTATCTGGATCCTCATCGTTGCCGGAATCCTCTCCGGCATCCTCGGCGAGGGGGTGGACGCCATCGCAATCCTCGCCATTGTGGTGCTCAATGCCGTCATCGGCTCTTACCAGGAATTGAAGGGCGAGAAATCGATCGCGGCGCTCAAGAAACTGACCGCGCCCGAGGCCAAGGTGCGGCGTGATAGCCGGGTTGTCTCCATCCCCGCCTCCGGAATTGTCTCCGGAGACGTCCTCGCCCTGGAAGCCGGCGATCTCGTTCCGGCGGACGCCCGGCTCCTCGAATCGGCCTCACTGAAGTGCGTCGAGTCCATGCTCACCGGCGAGGCCGAGGCGGTATCCAAGCAGCCGGCGACGCTGGAGCAGGCGGACATCCCCCTCGGCGATCGCGAAAACATGGTATTCATGGGGACCACCGTCGCGGCGGGCACCGGCAAGGCGGTCGTGGTGGCCACCGCGATGAATACAGAACTGGGGCGCATCGCCGGGCTGATCGAAGAGGCGGGGGCTGAGGAGCGAACACCCCTGGAGAGAAAGCTGGAATCCTTCGGGCGCGTTCTCGTTTGGGGCGCGCTCGGGATCGTGGGGCTGCTCTTCGGTCTGGGGCTGCTTCGAGGGACCGAACCGTTCGAGATGTTCATGACCTCGGTAAGCCTCGCCGTCGCCGCCGTTCCCGAGGGGCTCCCCGCGGTCGTCACGGTGGCCCTGTCGCTCGGCGTGCTCCGCATGGCCCGCCGCCGCGCGCTCATACGCAAACTGGCCGCGGTTGAGACCCTGGGCTCAACTACCGTCATCTGCACGGACAAGACCGGCACCCTCACCGTGGGCGAAATGACCGTTCGTGCGCTTTACGTCGCCGGTCAACGATACGAAGTTACGGGTGAGGGCTACGATCCCGTCGGTGAAGTCCGCTTTGAGGGCGCGAAAGCCGGGGCGCAGCACGCCGAGCCACTGCTCGAACTGGCAACCCTTATCGTGGGCAACAACAACGCGCACCTCGTCGAGGAAGATGGGGTGTGGAAGGTGGTCGGCGATCCTACCGAAGGCGCCATGCTCGCCGCTGGACCCAAAGCCGGCGCGGACCAAGACCGCATCGAAAGGGAATTGCCGAAGCAGCGGGAGATACCGTTCGATTCAGACCGCAAGCGCAGCACGGTTATCCGCCGGATGCCGGAAGGTCAGCTTCGCGCGTTCACCAACGGCGCGCCCGGGCCGTTGCTTCGATTGTGCACCAGCGTTTACACGGCGGACGGGGTTCAGCCCCTCACGGACCCTGATCGAGAGCGCATCCTCGCTGAGACCTCTTCGATGGCGCAGCAATCCCTGCGCGTGCTCGCATCAGCGTATCGGGACCTCACTGAGGCTGTGTCCGTGGATCCGGCTTCGGAGGAGGTCGAGCGCGACCTCGTGTTCGTAGGGCTGACTGGAATGTACGACCCGCCGCGCAAGGAAGCCAGGGACGCCGTGACCACGTGTCGTTCCGCGGGAATTCGCGTCGTAATGATCACGGGAGACCATCCGGAAACCGCGACGGCCATCGCGCGCGAAATAGAGATCGCCTCCGCCGATGACGTGGCCGTTTCAGGAGGCAGGCTGGACCGGATGTCCGATGCTGAGCTTCGCAGCGCAGTCTCCGGCATCGCCGTTTATGCGCGGGTCACCGCTCGGCACAAGCTGCGCATCGTCCGCGCGTGGAAGGCGAACGATGCCGTGGTTGCGATGACGGGCGACGGCGTGAACGATGCGCCGGCCATCAGAGGCGCCGACATAGGTATCGCCATGGGGCGGGCCGGAACGGAGGTCACCAAGCAGGCGTCGGACATGATCATCACCGACGACAATTTCGCGTCCATTGTGGCCGCGGTGGAGGAGGGACGCGGCATCTATGACAACATCCGCAAAACCCTTCAGTACCTGTTGGCCGGCAACACGGGCGAATTGCTGCTGATGACCATTTGCGTGGTCCTTGGGTTACAGTCGCCCTTACTGCCTATCCACCTGCTCTGGATCAACCTCGTCACCGACGGCCTGCCCGCGCTCTGCTTGGCCATCGACCCCATCGACCCCGACGTGATGAAGCGCCGGCCGCGCTTGCCGTCGGAACGCATCGCGGACCGCGGGTTCCTCCGCACGATGGCCTTGACCGGCGTTCTCACGGCGGGGGTGGCGTTCGCGGTTTATCTCTATATGCTGAAGGCGGGAACCGTCGAAATGGCTCGTTCATACGCCTTTCCCGTACTCGTCTTTGCCGAACTCCTGCGTTCATTTGGCGGCCGGAGCGAAACCAAGCCGGTCTGGCGTATCTCTCTCTTCACAAACGTGAATCTGGTCATCGTCGTTGCCATCTCGTTCGGACTCCAGGTCTTGAGCCAGCACAATGCGATTCTGGGCGCACTCCTGAGGACATCCTACGTGCCGTTCAGCGCCTGCCTCGTCCTTGTCGCCCTGGGCGCGATCCCGCTCACCGTTCTGGAGATCGTGAAGCTTGTACGCCACGCCCGCCGGCCGAAATCCGATCCGGCCATCATTGCGTGA
- a CDS encoding metallophosphoesterase family protein encodes MLTVAMSQTARAAKPELEFREYGAFKVMMYSDIQDGPTMDPRATALMGRLLDAEKPDVVIIGGDCIAGDTCKSVADVKQAIAWVARPVEERKIPWAMVFGNHDQEHFPNTHMGKEEVFKVYQSYPYNINVRGSRAIHGVGNANLLVKDHTGKDAVFSLWLLDSNEYVDGPAAGYDWIHSDQIAWYTQTSRRMEARYGHKIPGLMFFHIPLCEFTDMAKSIKIKGDRGEDECPARVNSGLLAAVLERGDVKGIFCGHDHVNNYVGDWLGIQLGYDGAIGYYSYNRKDDDPKVARGRGARVFQIRESDPWKYTTWMRFSDNTTE; translated from the coding sequence ATGCTGACCGTTGCCATGTCACAGACCGCCCGCGCCGCGAAACCGGAGCTCGAGTTCCGGGAGTATGGCGCCTTCAAAGTGATGATGTATTCCGACATCCAGGATGGCCCAACGATGGATCCGCGGGCCACGGCCCTAATGGGCCGTCTCCTGGACGCCGAAAAGCCGGACGTCGTCATCATTGGGGGAGACTGCATCGCCGGTGACACCTGCAAGAGCGTCGCAGACGTGAAGCAGGCGATTGCCTGGGTTGCCCGCCCCGTAGAAGAGCGGAAGATCCCGTGGGCGATGGTTTTCGGCAACCACGATCAGGAGCATTTTCCGAATACCCACATGGGCAAGGAAGAGGTTTTCAAGGTCTACCAGTCATACCCGTACAATATCAATGTCCGGGGCTCCAGGGCGATCCATGGCGTCGGGAACGCCAACCTGCTGGTCAAAGACCACACGGGCAAAGACGCCGTATTCTCGCTTTGGCTGCTGGATTCGAACGAGTACGTGGACGGCCCCGCTGCAGGCTACGACTGGATTCACTCGGACCAGATCGCCTGGTACACGCAGACTTCGAGGCGGATGGAAGCCCGGTACGGGCACAAGATCCCGGGCTTGATGTTCTTCCACATCCCGCTATGCGAATTCACGGATATGGCCAAGTCCATAAAGATCAAAGGCGACCGCGGAGAGGACGAATGTCCCGCGCGCGTGAATAGCGGCCTCTTGGCCGCCGTACTTGAGCGGGGCGATGTGAAAGGGATATTCTGCGGCCACGACCACGTGAACAACTACGTTGGCGATTGGCTTGGCATCCAACTGGGGTATGACGGCGCGATAGGATATTACTCGTACAATCGGAAGGATGACGATCCCAAGGTGGCCCGTGGCCGCGGAGCCAGGGTGTTCCAAATCCGGGAATCGGACCCGTGGAAGTACACCACGTGGATGCGATTCTCGGACAACACAACAGAATAG